Within the Sulfurospirillum barnesii SES-3 genome, the region AGCGTATGAGCCTGTAGGCACGTTCCTACGATGCCTAAAGCCATGAGTATCCATATTTTTTTCATTCGTGTACCTTTCTTAAAATTTTTGCGTCCAAAATGCCATGACTTTTGCTCTCTCTTGTGGAAGCTTAAACCCAATCAAGAGTAAAATACTTCCCAAAACAAACAAGCCACAATCCACACTTAAAATGCTTATCATTCCCTCATTCCAAAGGCGAAGAGGAGAAAAGCCACTGTTATAGAAGTGCATCAAAGGCGCTATCAAAAACAATATTCCACCGAGTTTTAAAAACTCTTTGGCTGCTTGATACGAACTAAGGCGATAAAATGCCCATGTAAGGGTGGCTAACCACATCAATGCAAAAGCTCCTTTTTGCCATAAAAAGCGATCAGACAGCTCAAAGGGCAAACTCCATTGCAAAGCAAATAAAAGCCCTGTTGCAGGGAAGACACCTACCATAACCGCTAAGGAGAGTTTGCCAAACCAATGGTATACGGGTATGTTCTGTGGAAACTTTCGAGCCTCTTTTTCCATATAAAGAAGCACACCAAATCCTAAAGCACCTCCAGCAAACACCATCAAAATTGCCATCAAAAGTCTGGTAAAAATATCCACGCCAAAAAGAAAATGTAAAAAAAACATAGCCTCATAAAAAAGCCCCGACCAATGCTTATCCATCACCTTATGCTGATGCAACACACGACCATCAACCCCACTGAGTGTCACACTAGGAAGATTGGATATACCGTTTAAAAAAGGCATGTACGGATTGTATCCCTCAACTTTAGCTTGTGCACGTGAATCTTTCCAATTGCTGAGGGTTATTTTTTGAATCGATACTTCAGGCATAGCTGCTTTAGCGTGCTCCAA harbors:
- a CDS encoding PepSY-associated TM helix domain-containing protein, whose protein sequence is MEEAKKIFKQRLRRIHVAVGINVSLLLYVSVFFGIFAILLPFIQVWEKPSRHYAMPNIENVDYSAMIDSVLGDPDYPQINGITINLPGSMHDPALRISTMFMKTKVFNPNTTQEVENEDEQSQLAMFLNGMHYGRPFKLFGYIVFGLMAVATMFLLIGGLMLIWKVSYKNSGKNAQSRFSKWHRKIFTWVFPPFIIITLTGALMNIGYTTSAPMTFLASKGETFNTWKLVGPILYPSLERIEKKHDRVSMLSMNEILEHAKAAMPEVSIQKITLSNWKDSRAQAKVEGYNPYMPFLNGISNLPSVTLSGVDGRVLHQHKVMDKHWSGLFYEAMFFLHFLFGVDIFTRLLMAILMVFAGGALGFGVLLYMEKEARKFPQNIPVYHWFGKLSLAVMVGVFPATGLLFALQWSLPFELSDRFLWQKGAFALMWLATLTWAFYRLSSYQAAKEFLKLGGILFLIAPLMHFYNSGFSPLRLWNEGMISILSVDCGLFVLGSILLLIGFKLPQERAKVMAFWTQKF